A part of Neovison vison isolate M4711 chromosome 6, ASM_NN_V1, whole genome shotgun sequence genomic DNA contains:
- the FAM240A gene encoding protein FAM240A, giving the protein MNNQYVRREVFCGNTCHELKRFWEREIGKQTYYREYEEYRLGRSALRKLREEWRQRLEAKLRLRNNLDETEKRANVGRELLASLTQEDSKP; this is encoded by the exons ATGAACAATCAGTACGTCCGCCGGGAGGTCTTCTGCGGGAACACCTGTCACGAACTCAAGCGCTTCTGGGAGCGGGAGATTGGCAAGCAGACCTACTACCGGGAATACGAGGAGTATCGCCTGGGAAGAAGTGCCCTGAGAAA GCTCAGAGAGgaatggaggcagagactggaagcAAAACTGAGGTTGCGGAACAATCTAGATGAGACAGAAAAGCGGGCAAACGTGGGCCGGGAGCTTCTTGCTTCACTGACACAAGAGGATTCAAAGCCCTGA